A segment of the Corylus avellana chromosome ca2, CavTom2PMs-1.0 genome:
ctctctctctctctctctctctcataaatgACCACCTGAACATAGGGCCATAAGAAGAGAAAGATGTAAAATGTTCTACATACACAACCAACAGTTGTGGCAACTTTACCATTAAGAGAAACTTCCTGGCTTCACAAAAATAATGATGCAAGTGTTGGGCAAACAATATTTCAATAAGCTAATTAATTTCAATGAAGTAGTCTGTCACACTCCTAAACCACCGTTTCTgcactttgtggcatttactCGAGATATGCAACAACAACGCTCCACTAAGACAACTTCATTCTAGTATAAAACAAATCATGTAAGTTCGTGTgataaaatgagtgtgaagagtaaTATTACTCTAAACATTAACAAGCCAACTTGTTTGGTGTAGAGGTGATTCAGTTTAAGAGGTATATATAGTTCCGCCAAAATATACGTATTAGCAAACAAAGTCTCAGTTTTCTAAGTCATTACAATTGTTACCTTGATGAATGGCAGGGCAACATATATTAGACCAACTTCACTGGCAATGCCAGTTGgatacaacaacaaaaaggtGCTATACCTGCATGCCACACGTAAAATGTTAATGAAATAAACCCATAATTATCTCTCCACTACTTGTTCTTTATCTTCCAGagtctttttttcttatatatatcttgtgtacttgggttacACCGTTACGCCCTTTGcaattttaatgaatttgctttacttataaaataataaataaataaataattatttccaTCCAATGGGCACAAATCCAATTGTCTATACCTGAGCCACGAGAGCCATGAAGGTGCAAAACCAAGCGCCTCCTTCATCCCAAAGAAAGAATATCGAATAATCTacagtaacaaaataaattgacccaaaaaatgatttctgaTATCCATTTccaaactatatttttcaataaaggcAAATCAACACGATTAAGCATGTATCAACTATCAACAAAAGTTGGGAATTAACCCACAACAAAATTTCTTgttcttctctctttgatttcTGTCTATAAAGTGTACCAAGACATACAAAAGGGTTGGCATCTCACATTCACCTagccataaaaaataaaaatcttaagaAAGGAACCACAGTTTCTTCCAAAGTAAATCACTGTAGTTTCTTCTCCTTCAGTTTAACATGatatttcctcaaaaaaaaaaaaaaaaaaaaaaaacagatccAAATTCAGAAATACGCAATTAGAGGGCTCTAGGTTCAGTAATTTCGTCATATAGGTGGTGTTCATGCAGTTTGTACCACGTTACTAGCAATGCAACAGTTTGACACGCaaataaaaacagaacaaaatagAAACCGAAAATGCAGTCTATGTAAATAGCAAGAAAAACTGAACATCATGTAACACTTGCCTCCGTGATGCACCAGCTGATCACCAGGGAGCTCACAAGTATGTGAGTCTGAATCTGCCAATCATAAGCTTCATTCTGTCACGTATGGATTTTAAGAGAATACTAATACTAAtaccaacaacaataataataatttgacagTTGGGTATTAGGTAAAAATAGAAATCGTTGAAACCTGGGGGAAACTCCACAAGATGCCCCATGTCAAATACAATCTTGAACCTATCTGCGGCAGTGTTGCTGATATTGGAGATCTCAccagacctttttttttgtttcaaaataagTTCAATAAAGAAACAGAAAGTAGTAATTTTGGTTTACAATAAAACTTGgttatgaagaacaaaaaatatcaCTCACCCACTAGACCATGAACAATCTgttaaagaacaaaataaagaaatattaggATAATAAAGTTAAGATACTTGAACTAGTACAAATTAGAACCGATGAATCCGAGACTCGATCTAATTTGGGGAAACAAAATGTCTgtaaaagatgttgaaaatgcATATCTGCGGCTGAATTTCTCTTCTCGAGAAAGCAATTACTTCCACAAGTGGCGGGGTGGTAGTAATACCTCCAAGACAGCGGCGGTTTGAGCGAGCAAAAGCGGCCGTTCGACCGCATTGTAGACCTGCTCATGGCCTGACTCCCTCAGTGTCTTCACAGCCAGATACAAAACTTGAATCCTGAAACC
Coding sequences within it:
- the LOC132172470 gene encoding very-long-chain (3R)-3-hydroxyacyl-CoA dehydratase PASTICCINO 2A; translation: MAGFLSLARRLYLTLYNWTVFAGWIQVLYLAVKTLRESGHEQVYNAVERPLLLAQTAAVLEIVHGLVGLVRSPISATLPQIGSRLYLTWGILWSFPQIQTHILVSSLVISWCITEIIRYSFFGMKEALGFAPSWLSWLRYSTFLLLYPTGIASEVGLIYVALPFIKASEKYCIRMPNKWNFSFDYFYGAILAIGIYVPGGPHLYSYMLRQRKKVLSKSKKE